GGAAGTTCCTTTGTGAACTCTGGAATTGAATTGGGTTAAACGGTTTCTGTTGTTCTAGGCGTGTGCCCTGGGGCTTGCGTTGCCCACCCTAAGCGGTTTAGCCATCTTGTCACTTCGCGCCAGCGGCGGCCGCGGGCCGCCCTATGTGGATCGCGGCAGGGTCTTTCACACTTCACCCTTCAAACTTTTTTCACTTGCCCCTGCCTGCCCTGAGGCCGATTTGGCCCAGGCCTTCCTTGATGATTCTTGGGGTGACAAAGATCAACAGTTCTTGGTTGGCTGTTCTGGTCATGCGTTGCTTGAATAGATTACCAAAGTAAGGCAGATCACCTAGCACAGGCGTTTGTCTTTTGGACTTGTTAGTCTGTTGTTTGAATACACCACCTAATACTATGGTTTCTCCGTTACTGACCAAAGCCTGTGTTTTTACTTCACGCTTGTACACATAAGGATTCCCATCCACATTGCGCAAGTCATCAGGGTTATCATAGGTAATTATCAGATCCATAATCACATCATCATCGGGTGTGATTTGTGGCGTGACATCCAATTTTAGCAGGGCCTCCTTGAACAAAACGCTTCTTTCTCCATCACTGATGATTTGGAAGGGAATTTCCTCACCCATTTTTATCGAGGCCTGGGTCCGATCACCGGTTAAAACCCTCGGGCTTGCAATGAGTTCACCCTTGCCCTCGGATTGCATCGCGCTCAACTCCAGCGAGATGATGTGAGAGAAGGCCTTGCCAATGACAAAGTTGATGGCACTGGTGGCGGGGTTGTTGGCATCCGTGGGCAGATTGACCAGCAGGTTGTCCTGTAACAAGCTGAATTGGTCAGTTCTTACACTGGGCGCACCGGTTATGGGATCACGCACAATGGTTTGTGCCTGCCCGGCATTGAGACCGGCTTGAGGCAGTTGGCCATTATTGATGTTCGAGTATGAGGGCACGCCGCCACCCACGCTGTAGAAGGTGGAGTTGGGGTCGGTCACCGAGCCTGAGGCACCGGCGCTGCCAAAGCCCAAGCGTACGCCCAAGTCTTTTGTGAAGCTGTCATCTGCAATTACCAAACGAGATTCTATCAGGACCTGATTGATTGGCACGTCAAGGCGCTGAATGATTGTTCTTACTTGGCTCAATGCCTCCTCGGTATCTTTGACGATTAGCACATTGGTCCTTAAATCTCTGTTGACGGAACCTCTGGGCGAAATAATTGAGCCGGTTGAAGACTCTTCAGCTGCCTTGTTTTTGGAGCTTTGAGTACCTTGATCAGTGGCTGCTCGTGCAGTGTCTTCTGAACTCTTCGTAACCGTGGTGCCGGTTAATACGGCGGCAACATCTTCTGCCTTGGCGTAGCTAAGCTTGAACCATTCGGTGACAAGAGGGGCGAGTTCTTCTACTTGTTTCTTTGATTCCAATTCCAATTTCTCAGCTGCCGCAATTTCTGCAGCTGGCCCAATACGCATCACATTATCCTTCTGGCGCATGTCCAGATTTTTTGACTTCAGAATAATATCCAACGCATGATCCCAGGGCACATTCTGCAGGCGCAGGGTGATGTTGCCGGTGACGTTGTCGCTGACCACCAGGTTCATGCCGGTGAAGTCGGCGAGGAGTTGCAGTACCGAGCGCACTTCGATGTCCTGGAAGTTAAGAGACAAACGCTCGCCGGTGTAGCTTTTCTCCCGCAGCTGGGCTTCTTCCTTAGCGGTGAGTGCGCGCAGTTCGACGACGTATTCGTTGTCGGTCTGGTAGGCCAGGTGTTCGTAGATGCCGGTGGCCTCGATGGTGATCTGGGTGTTGCTGCCGTCGGGCTGGGCGGTGATGAATTGGGCCGGGGTGGCGAAGTCGGTGACATCCAGCTTGCGGATGAGCTTGGGCGGCAGCTTGGTGTTGGGGATGTTGACCACTATGTTGGCACCCTGTTTTTGCATGTCGGCCACCGTGCCGGCGTCGGCCAGGCTGATGAGCAGCTTGCCCTCGCCGCTGGGGCCACGGCGGAAGTCGATGTTGCGGATGCCGTAGTTGCCTGGGGCCTGGGCGCGGGGGCTGGCCTGGACTGTGCCGCTGGCCTTTTGCCTGGAGCCGGCGTCGGCCATGCCTTCGTTGGTGCCGCCGGAGACGGTGATGACAGCCTGGTTGCCGCTGGCGCTGACCTCATAGGGGGCGGCGGCGCTGAGGTTGATTACCAGGCGCGTGCGCTGGCCGGCGGCCAGGGTTTGCAGGCTGCGCACCAGGCCGATGCCGACGGGCACCGGTTGTTTGGGTATGTCGCTGCCGACCTGGTTGAAGTCTATGGCCAGCCGCGGCGGGTTGTCGGTGTTGAAGCTGGCGGGCTGGGGCAGCGGGCCGTCGGCCTTGATGGTGATCTGCACCCGGTCGCCGGGGAGGGCGGCGTAGGAGACGTCCTTGATCGCCAGGGCCTGGGCGGTGGCAGGCAGCAGCAGGGCCAGGGCCGGCAGGAGGACCAGGGTTCTGACCAGGGACTGGCCTGGTGCCTGGCCCAGCCTGGCCTTCATTGTGCTCATCAGGTGGGTTTTCCTGTTCATGGTTGGGCTTCCGACGTTGGTTGATTGTGTGCTCATTGAATACCGCTCCCCTAGGTGTCTCCGCCGGCCAGGGCGATGCTGGCCTGGCGCTCTTGGTACCCGCCTTTTCCGTCTGGGACGATTTCGGTCAGGTCGATTTTGTCTTCGGTGATCTGGTTGATCTGGCCGTGGTTCTGGCCCAGGTAGTTGCCCGGCTGAACGCGGTGGATGACGCCGTCCTGGGATTTGACCAGGGCCCAGGCCTGTTCCTTTTGCTCCAGGATGCCGACCATGCGCAGGGTGTCCAGGGGGAACTGTTCCAGCTCTTCCTTGCGCCGGTCAAAGTCGGGCCGCAGGCCGCTGCCGCTGGCGGCGGACTGTTCTTCTTCGTCGCCCATGCCCATGGCCGGGCTGAAGGGGTCGCGGCGGCCGTTGGCGCTGTAGATGAAGCCTTCGATGTGCTTGATCTCGGGCAGGGGTTCGATCTCTGGCGCGGGCCGGGCCTTGACCTCGGCGATGTAGCTGTGCAGGTCGTTCATGTCATGCCCCATGCAGGCGCTGAGGCCGAGGCTGAGCAGGATGATGGCCAGCCGCGCCGGGGCCCGTTGCGTCAACTGGGGTTGGGTGCTGTTGCTGGTCATGGCTATTTCCTCTTGCCTTTCTTTGCCTTGGGCGCGGGCGCTTGGGTGTCATCCAGGTAGCGGTAGGTCTTGGCTACGGCCTTGAGGTTGAGTTGGCCGCCCTTGGCGTCCTTGCCCCCGGTGGGCTTGATGTTGATGTTGTGGATGGTGACGATGCGCGGCAGGGAGGCCAGGCCGCTGACAAAGTCGCCAAACTGGTGGTAGTTGCCGACCACTTCTATGTTGATGGGCAGCTCGGCGTAGAATTCCAGCTTTTTTTCCGCAGCGGGTTGAAAGCGTTTGAATTCAAGCCCAGCGGCAAGCCCGGTCTGGGAGACATCCACCAGCAGGGCGGGCACTTCGGTCTGGTTGGGCAGTTGCTGCAGCATGGTGCCGAGGGATTCCTTGAGGTCGGCCAGTTGCTGGCGGTAGCGCTCCAGGTTGATCGCCTTGACCTGCTTGGCGGCGAATTCGTTGCGCAGGTCGCCCTCTTCCATTTCTACCTTTTCCAGGTTCTGCATCTGTTCCTGCAGGTGGAAGTGCCAACCGGCGTAGCCCAGGGCCCCGCACAGGATGAGGATCACCACGGCCTTGATCGGCCAGGGCCAGATGCCGATTTCCTTGGGGTCGAGGTTGCTCAGATCGTCCAGGTTCATGGCTATTTCTCCTCGGCCTTGGGGCTGGCCTGCTGTAGCTTCATCTTGAACACGAACAGGCCGCTTTGGCTGCGGTCTTTGTCAACGATCTCGGCCAGGGCCGGGTTCTGCATCCATTGGGAACGCTCAACGCCGCGCATGAAGGCGGAGACGCGGGCGTTGGATTGGGCCTTGCCGTCGAGGGAGACCTTGTCGTTGGACTGGCTCAGTGCGGTGAGGTAGGTGCCCTCGGGCAGGGCGGTGATGAGCTTGTCCATCAGGTGGACGATCTGCGGTCGGCTCTGTTGCAGATCCTGGATGACCTTCATGCGCGCCAGTAGTTGGGCCTTTTCCTGCTCGATGTTCTTGATCTCTTCGATGCGCTTGTCGAGCACGGCGATTTCGTTCTTGAGCAGTTGGTTGCGCTGGTTCTGGAAGTTGATCTGGTCGTTGATGATCAGGTGCGCGGCGAGTACGCCAAGCCCAACCAGACCGACTGCGATGCCGACCACTATGCCGAACAGCTTTTCCTGTTGTTTGCGCCGCTCTTCGCGCCAGGGGAGTAGGTTGATACGCGCCATGTCAGTCAAAGCTCCTCAGCGCCAGGCCGCAGGCGATCATCATCGCCGGGGCGTCGTTGTTCAAGGCCTTGGCCCTCACCTTGTTGGACATGCTCATGTTGGCGAAGGGGTTGGCGATCGTGGTGGGTACTTCTATGCGCTTTTCGATGAATTTGTCGATGTTGGACAGGGCCGCGCTGCCGCCGGCCAGAACCAGGAGATCGATATTGTTGTAGGGGCTGGCGGAGTAGAAGAATTGCAGGGCACGGCTGATTTGCAGGGCCATGCCCTCGCGGAAGGGCTCCAGCACCTCGGGGATATAGTTGTCCGGCAGGCCCCCCTGGCGCTTGGCCATGCCGGCCTCTTCCAGGGACAGGCCGTAGCGGCGCTGGATCTCTTCGGTCAGTTGCAGGCCGCCGAAGTTCTGCTCGCGGGTGTAGATGATGACGTTGTTGTGCAGTACCGAGAGGGTGGTGTTGGTGGCACCGATGTCGGCCACCGCCACGGTCATGTTTTCGCCCTGGTTGGGCCAGTCTTCCGCCAGCAGGGAGCAGGCCAGTTCCATGGCGTAGGATTCTATGTCCACCACGGTGGCAGTGAGTCCGGCCAGTTGCAGGGCGGCTACACGGGCATCGACATTTTCACTGCGGCTGGCGGCCAGCAGTACGTCCACCTGGTCCGGTACGCGGGCGTTGGGGCCGATCACCTCGAAGTCGAGATTGACCTCCTCCAGCGGATAGGGGATGTATTGGTCGGCCTCCAACTGGATCTGGATCTCCATCTCGCGGTCATCCAGCCCGGCCGGCATGTTGATCACCTTGGTGATCACCGCAGCACCGGATACCGCCACCGCCGCATGGCTGGCCTTGGAACCGGATTTGGCGACGACCTTGCGGATGGCATCGCCCACCGCGTCCACATCGGCAATGGCCTTGTCCACCACGGCATTGGGCGAGAAGGGCTCTACCCCGTAGCTTTCCACCTGGTAGCGGCTGCCGACCTGGCTCAGTTCAAGCAGCTTGACCGAGGTGGATGTGATATCCAACCCAATGAGTTTATTGGACTTTTTTCCTAAGAATGAAAACATGGCGGTCCCGTCAGTGATTGCCCATGAATCTAATTGCTTAACAATTGACGTCAATAATAGCCGATAACGCCATAAAAGCAAAAGAAATTTTTAAGTCAAATTTTTGCTTGTTGCTGGGAGTGCTGGCCGCGCCCTGCCTGAGCACCCGAAAAGGTCGGGGTCCAGGCAAACCGAGATCGATTTTACCGGAATCAAGCCCCCTGCTTCCTTATTAATATAGGTATAGGGCAAAATCAGCAGTTGGGCTTTTGCCCCGCTCGGGCTGGGAGGCTGGCCCCCGATAGGGGTAGAATTGGCCTTGGCCGCATCTGCGCTCAACTCCATGGCAGGCCAGCCTTGCCGGGCGGTCTTTGCCGGGGCGGCCCACGCCTGGCCTAGATAGATGTGTGGTCGCCCCATTAACCCTAGGATAAACCGTGCGCCTGATCTTTAAACTCCTGCTGTGGATGGCCTCCAGCGGTATGCTGCTGGGCCTTTTGGCCATGGCCGGGGTGTACTTCTATCTGGCCCCGCAGCTGCCCGCCACCGAGCACCTGCGCCATGTGCGCCTACAGGTGCCGCTGCGCATCTACAGCGCCGATGGCAAGCTGATGGCCGAGTACGGCGAGAAGAAGCGCGAGCCCCTGGGCTATGCCGAGATCCCCCGGCCCTTGATCCTGGCCTTTCTCGCCGCCGAGGACGACCGCTTCTTCGAGCACCCAGGGGTGGACTATCAGGGCCTGGCCCGCGCCGCCCTGCAACTGCTCACCACCGGCCAGCGCAGCCAGGGCGGCAGCACCATCACCATGCAGGTGGCGCGCAACTTCTTTCTCTCGCCAGAGAAGACCTACATCCGCAAGATCAACGAGATACTCCTGGCGCTGAAGATCGAGCGGGAACTCACCAAGGAACAGCTGCTGGAGCTGTATCTGAACAAGATCTACATGGGCCATCGCGCCTATGGCGTGGGTGCCGCCGCCCAGGTGTATTACGGCAAGGGGCTGGATGAGTTGAATCTGGCCCAGCTGGCAATGATCGCCGGTCTGCCCAAGGCCCCCTCCAAATACAATCCCATCACCAACCCGCAGCGCGCCAAACAGCGACGCGACTATGTGCTGGGGCGCATGCACGGCCTGGGCTGGATCGACCAGGCCAGCTATGAACAGGCCCTGGCGCAACGGGTCAGCGCCCGCCACCACGGGGTGGAGATCGAGCTGGAGGCCCCCTATGTGACCGAGATGGTGCGTACCGAGATGCTGCAACGCTACGGCGAGGAGGCCTATCACCAGGGCTACCGGGTGTTCACCACGCTCGATTCGCGCTTGCAACTGGCCGCCGAGCGGGCCCTGCGCAACAACCTGCATGCCTACGACGAGCGCCACGGCTATCGCGGCCCGGAGCGCCAGTTACGCCTGCTGAGCGACTCCGACCTGGATGCCTTCCGCGCCCTGCGCCCGATCGAGGCCATCGCCGATCTGCGCCCGGCCCTGGTGCTGGAGCTGGATCAGCGCAGCGCCCAGGTCTATATCAAGGGCGTGGGCCGCGCCCTGCTGGATTGGGATGCCCTGTCCTGGGCCGCGCCCTACCTGAGCGAGAACCGCAAGGGCCGCGCGCCGCAGCAGGCCAGCGATATCCTGCGCCGGGGCGACCTGATCCGGGTGCGCGCCCACCCCGATGACCAGGACCGGCCGGGCTGGCGGCTGGCCCAGCTGCCCCAGCTGGAGGGTGCCCTGGTGGCGCTGGACCCCAAGGATGGGGCAGTCAAGGCCCTGATGGGCGGCTACAACTTCTACCAAAGCAAGTTCAATCGGGCCACCCAGGCCAAGCGCCAGCCCGGCTCCGGGTTCAAGCCGGTGATCTACTCCGCCGCCCTGGAGGCGGGCTTTTCCGCCGCCACCCTGATCAACGACTCGCCGGTGATGTTCGCCCCCGGCCAGGGCCGCACCAGCCAGTGGCGGCCGGAGAACTACAGCGGCCGCTTCCACGGCCCTACCCGCCTGCGCCTGGCCCTGGCCAAGTCACGCAACCTGGTGTCCATCCGCCTGCTGCAGGAGATGGGGCTGAAACAGGCCCTGGAGCACAGCCGCAACTTCGGCTTCGACCCCGACCAGCTACCGCGCAACTTCACCCTGGCGCTGGGTACCGGTGAGACCAACCCGCTGCAGATGGCCCGCGCCTATGCCGTGCTGGCCAACGGCGGCTTCCTGGTGGAGCCCTATTTCATCCAGCGCATCGAGGCACAGGACGGCGGCCTGGTGTATCGCGCCGATCCGCTTATCGCCTGCCCGGAGTGCGAGGAGGCGCTGGCCCCAGGCCAGGTGCTCACCGGCCGCCCGGCACCGCGCACCCTCAGCCCGCAGAATCATTTTCTGATGAACTCCATGCTGCGCGACGTGATACGCATGGGCACCGCCACCCGCGCCAAGGAGCTGGGACGCGCTGATCTGGCCGGCAAGACCGGCACCACCAATCAGCAGCGCGATGGCTGGTTCAACGGCTTTCACCCGCAGATGGTGGCAGTGGTCTGGAGCGGCTTTGATGACATGCGCCCCATGGGCCGCAAGGAGACGGGCGGCAAGGTCTCCCTGCCGGCCTGGATGGCCTTCATGCAAGAGGCCCTCAAGGACCTGCCCGAGCAGCCCCTGAGCCTGCCCGGCGGCATGTACGCCCTGAGCATAGACCCCGCCAGCGGCCAGCCCGCCGCCCCCGGTCAGGCCAACGCCATCCAGGAATACTTCCGCGTCGGCGCGCCCCTGCGCGAGTCTGACCCGCTCGGCACCGACCTGGGGCAGCCGCAAGAGCCCCTGCTCGGCCCCAGCGAGATCCTCTCCGAAGAGCTGTTTTGATCAACCCGGCCCTCAGCCCTGCGACCTGGCGGCGGGCGCGGCCCGCCCTTCTCTGAGCGGCAGGCCACGGAGTACGGCAAGCCTGTT
This is a stretch of genomic DNA from gamma proteobacterium SS-5. It encodes these proteins:
- a CDS encoding penicillin-binding protein 1A produces the protein MRLIFKLLLWMASSGMLLGLLAMAGVYFYLAPQLPATEHLRHVRLQVPLRIYSADGKLMAEYGEKKREPLGYAEIPRPLILAFLAAEDDRFFEHPGVDYQGLARAALQLLTTGQRSQGGSTITMQVARNFFLSPEKTYIRKINEILLALKIERELTKEQLLELYLNKIYMGHRAYGVGAAAQVYYGKGLDELNLAQLAMIAGLPKAPSKYNPITNPQRAKQRRDYVLGRMHGLGWIDQASYEQALAQRVSARHHGVEIELEAPYVTEMVRTEMLQRYGEEAYHQGYRVFTTLDSRLQLAAERALRNNLHAYDERHGYRGPERQLRLLSDSDLDAFRALRPIEAIADLRPALVLELDQRSAQVYIKGVGRALLDWDALSWAAPYLSENRKGRAPQQASDILRRGDLIRVRAHPDDQDRPGWRLAQLPQLEGALVALDPKDGAVKALMGGYNFYQSKFNRATQAKRQPGSGFKPVIYSAALEAGFSAATLINDSPVMFAPGQGRTSQWRPENYSGRFHGPTRLRLALAKSRNLVSIRLLQEMGLKQALEHSRNFGFDPDQLPRNFTLALGTGETNPLQMARAYAVLANGGFLVEPYFIQRIEAQDGGLVYRADPLIACPECEEALAPGQVLTGRPAPRTLSPQNHFLMNSMLRDVIRMGTATRAKELGRADLAGKTGTTNQQRDGWFNGFHPQMVAVVWSGFDDMRPMGRKETGGKVSLPAWMAFMQEALKDLPEQPLSLPGGMYALSIDPASGQPAAPGQANAIQEYFRVGAPLRESDPLGTDLGQPQEPLLGPSEILSEELF
- a CDS encoding PilN domain-containing protein: MARINLLPWREERRKQQEKLFGIVVGIAVGLVGLGVLAAHLIINDQINFQNQRNQLLKNEIAVLDKRIEEIKNIEQEKAQLLARMKVIQDLQQSRPQIVHLMDKLITALPEGTYLTALSQSNDKVSLDGKAQSNARVSAFMRGVERSQWMQNPALAEIVDKDRSQSGLFVFKMKLQQASPKAEEK
- a CDS encoding pilus assembly protein PilP, coding for MTSNSTQPQLTQRAPARLAIILLSLGLSACMGHDMNDLHSYIAEVKARPAPEIEPLPEIKHIEGFIYSANGRRDPFSPAMGMGDEEEQSAASGSGLRPDFDRRKEELEQFPLDTLRMVGILEQKEQAWALVKSQDGVIHRVQPGNYLGQNHGQINQITEDKIDLTEIVPDGKGGYQERQASIALAGGDT
- the pilQ gene encoding type IV pilus secretin PilQ, whose product is MALLLPATAQALAIKDVSYAALPGDRVQITIKADGPLPQPASFNTDNPPRLAIDFNQVGSDIPKQPVPVGIGLVRSLQTLAAGQRTRLVINLSAAAPYEVSASGNQAVITVSGGTNEGMADAGSRQKASGTVQASPRAQAPGNYGIRNIDFRRGPSGEGKLLISLADAGTVADMQKQGANIVVNIPNTKLPPKLIRKLDVTDFATPAQFITAQPDGSNTQITIEATGIYEHLAYQTDNEYVVELRALTAKEEAQLREKSYTGERLSLNFQDIEVRSVLQLLADFTGMNLVVSDNVTGNITLRLQNVPWDHALDIILKSKNLDMRQKDNVMRIGPAAEIAAAEKLELESKKQVEELAPLVTEWFKLSYAKAEDVAAVLTGTTVTKSSEDTARAATDQGTQSSKNKAAEESSTGSIISPRGSVNRDLRTNVLIVKDTEEALSQVRTIIQRLDVPINQVLIESRLVIADDSFTKDLGVRLGFGSAGASGSVTDPNSTFYSVGGGVPSYSNINNGQLPQAGLNAGQAQTIVRDPITGAPSVRTDQFSLLQDNLLVNLPTDANNPATSAINFVIGKAFSHIISLELSAMQSEGKGELIASPRVLTGDRTQASIKMGEEIPFQIISDGERSVLFKEALLKLDVTPQITPDDDVIMDLIITYDNPDDLRNVDGNPYVYKREVKTQALVSNGETIVLGGVFKQQTNKSKRQTPVLGDLPYFGNLFKQRMTRTANQELLIFVTPRIIKEGLGQIGLRAGRGK
- a CDS encoding pilus assembly protein PilM, with translation MFSFLGKKSNKLIGLDITSTSVKLLELSQVGSRYQVESYGVEPFSPNAVVDKAIADVDAVGDAIRKVVAKSGSKASHAAVAVSGAAVITKVINMPAGLDDREMEIQIQLEADQYIPYPLEEVNLDFEVIGPNARVPDQVDVLLAASRSENVDARVAALQLAGLTATVVDIESYAMELACSLLAEDWPNQGENMTVAVADIGATNTTLSVLHNNVIIYTREQNFGGLQLTEEIQRRYGLSLEEAGMAKRQGGLPDNYIPEVLEPFREGMALQISRALQFFYSASPYNNIDLLVLAGGSAALSNIDKFIEKRIEVPTTIANPFANMSMSNKVRAKALNNDAPAMMIACGLALRSFD
- a CDS encoding type 4a pilus biogenesis protein PilO; amino-acid sequence: MNLDDLSNLDPKEIGIWPWPIKAVVILILCGALGYAGWHFHLQEQMQNLEKVEMEEGDLRNEFAAKQVKAINLERYRQQLADLKESLGTMLQQLPNQTEVPALLVDVSQTGLAAGLEFKRFQPAAEKKLEFYAELPINIEVVGNYHQFGDFVSGLASLPRIVTIHNINIKPTGGKDAKGGQLNLKAVAKTYRYLDDTQAPAPKAKKGKRK